Part of the Zingiber officinale cultivar Zhangliang chromosome 8A, Zo_v1.1, whole genome shotgun sequence genome, AATTGCTGTTTATCACAATCTGAGTCATTTCACTGGTTAGAAGCTTACAAGAATAGCCAATAGAAATAGCAGTTTCTTGCTTATCCCCTGTCAAGACCCAAACCCTGATGTCAGCTTTTCTCATGGATTCTATGGCTTCTGGTACACCCTGTTGTAGCTTATCTTCAATTGCTGAGGCtcccaaaatttcaaaatttctttcaaaatcaACTGCAACAGCTCGGAGTAATTTACCCCTTCCAATCAAAGTAGTACTAGCATTCTCATAGGCAGAGTGCCATGCTTTGAATTCATTTCTACTCAATTTACGTACACCAATAACCAAAGTCCTCAGACCCAAACATGAGTAGGCCTCGAGATTTATCTTGGTTGCATCAATAACTTTCAAGTCCAAGGATTTCTGTGCAACACCAAACATTGAAGTGTCAGCGCCTTTCACAAATAGCTTTACTGTGTTATCAGGACACCTGATTATAACTGACATCCTCTTCCGGTCACTATCAAATTCATGAAGACCTAAAACATCAAATCTGCAATTGTATTCGTAGGAGTTAAAAATTGGAGAGGACTGATTCAAAAGCTTAGTAGCATGAAGCAGAAGCGAAATAGAACTAGGTACAGATTGAATCACTTTGGAACATATTGGCTCGAAGTCTTTAGAACTGTCTGAGTATTATGGTTAATGTGCAGATGAATTTACaaaatttatggaaataatattcAAAAGGATACTAGCATGAGGAAAACGAGAAAAAACTACTTTGGATTTTAATCATTTGGAAATGAGGTGGCCTATGTTTCTGAattcaataatatgattaatttgcAGATGAACTCCTAAAATTGGGATAAATATACTTCAGGCACTACATACTTTTATAATGCTAGAGTAGAGATCCTAGCACAATAAACAGAAAATTCTCTTTAGTTATGATCCATTATTCTCACACACCCATATAGAATGTCTATTTGTAGATCACATCTCCAGCAACGTCTTATTTAGATTTTATCTCCATTCTAGCTTTCTCTTTACATATTCTCCATTCTATTTCGTCTTATTACCAATCAAATTTTTTCCACTCGTTTTTCCCATTACTTTGAGCTACCGTGGCTGATTTAGGCAAAATTCCATTAGCTATAGATTGAGCCATAAATGCTACAGATAGTACAGTATAACAGGATTTAGGCAAATACTTTGTAGAATGCTATCAGTTCTTATAAGACTGCTATAACCAACAATTCTGATGAAACATTCTTGTCAAGATTCAATATGCATATAATACACACTCCCATTTGTAGCACTGGCACACAgttcaagaattgaaaattgtCATCATTAATCATGTTGCCTTTATCAATCAAAACCATGATAAAGTAAGACAACCAGCTGCTAACTTAATTGAGCagcaattaaaaaaaatgttaaaccCCAATAAAATGTTATATCAATTACATGTCATGTGGAACTGTGGTTCATATCAATTATATAATCATAGAAAAACAATTTCATCTTGAAAACAAAAACTGGAAGGTTACCTTTGTTTCTCCCCAAGGACATCGACAATAATGTGTCCGGATGTGCGCTCCATAAGTACAAAACCATAGGAAGCAGCTGCATTAACGAGTGCCTGCTCATCTGGAGACTCACCTTGATAATCTATTAATGTCTCATTGGGATCTGAAGTCTCAACAACTTGAGGAATCATGGTATTGCAGCATGCCAAAGCAAGGAAGAACTCATAAGCTTGCCTTCCATGTTCGGTATCAGTTTCATTTCTCAGTAATTTGACTAGATCAGGGTCTGTTTTAACTGGCTTCTTTGTCTTCCAAATCTGTTCATTAGAAAGTATCAAAAAATGAATAAAATGTGGCAGCCGTGTTAAGCAAATTACACCTTAAACTACAGCCTACAAGTTGCAGAAAGTAGCAAAGAAGAACATGCTACCTACGGTATAATGTAATTCGTTATTGTCCTGTGAAGAAGCATTTCCACCACTATAGTCTATCCCCCAAATACTTGTACGACGGAACTCCATCTTGTTCTCTGTCAAAGTCCCTGTCTTGTCCGAAAAAACATACTTAATCTGCCCAAGATCCTCGTTTATGTTAAGAGCCCTACATTGAAACCATGACTTTGAGCTCTCATCGAGCAAATTGCTATCCCAAGTCATGAAATAGGACTGCCCAAGCCTGACCATCTCCATCGAGATGTAGAGTGAAATGGGAATCATGATCTGAAACACGATCGCAGACATGAGGAAAGTAAAAAAGACCTGAATCCCAATCCCGTAGTAGTTATAGTTCCTGTCAACATCCCCGGAGTAGTCTCTTTTCCTAAAGAATTGAGCGAGCTCCAAACCGTCACCATGTTTACCCAACCAAATTCCACTACAAATGGACACGACAGAGCAGAGGGCGATCAGAATTGCAGAAAGAAGCAGAGTCTCCCTGTTCATTTGGGTCTCCAAGCGGCTACGCTTTGAGGGAGCATCAGAGCTATTGAGCATGACCTTAGTTTCATTCCCGGTGTACACTGCAACCCCCATAACCCAAGCAGTGTTCTTGAGCTCGCAACCGCGAAGGATAATGTTGGAGGGACCTAGTGAGACCCGCTTCCCATCGACCTCCATGTTAGCTAGGAAGCCGTATATATTGCGGTTGGGTTCTTCGCAGCGAATGACGCATTTATCAGAGGCGAGGCGAGACATCGTCTCCTGCTTGGCATAGCGTGTCTTGAGGTTGGACTCGCCGTCGAGGTTGATGGTTTGGACGTAGCAGAGGCCGGAAGGGTCGCTAGTGGAGAGAATCACCATGTCACAAGGAATGGTCTCATCGTCGGACACCTTAAGGACGTCCCCGACGCGAACATCCTTCCACCTCTTTGAGCAGAACTGGCCGGTGCAAGGGTCGTGGACAGACACGGGGCGGTTGTTCTCGATGCGATCAGATCGGTGGCGTCTCCAATCCTCGTAGGCGTCCTTGGCGGCGGTGACGACGAGGACGAAGGCGAGGGGGAGGATGGATGCCCCGCGGCCAAACACGGCGAGCTGGGGCAGCTGGTTGAGGACCGCGATCGCAAGGAAGTAAATGTAGGAGACGCGGTGGAATTGCTCGAAGAGGTTGCGGGGGAGAAAGGTGAGGAGGGAGTACTTGGCGGTGCGGACGGCGTTGCCAGCAAACTCGAGGTGGGGGTCGCTGCCGTCTGTATCGCCGAGGATGACATTCCTGGAGTCGGAATCGTGGAGCTCGCGCTGTGAGGCGGCGAAGCGTTCCGATTCGGCGCGGGAGCCGTGGCGAATGAACGGAAGCGGAAAGTTGATGTTGTCGAGGGAGAACTGGTAGCGGGAGGAGCGGTGGCGGTGGTGGTGGGAGGAGGAGACGGAGGGACGCGCTTCTTGCTGAGGCAATGTGGGCGGCCCTTGGAGGGCCATTGTCGCTTTCTTCCTCTGCCCTGTTTTTCTTGGACGAGGAAGAAGAGACTGGTGGCAAGGGAGCAAGACATCGAATCGATCCTTGAAGGTGTTTCAAAAAAATAGCGTTGTTGCCATAAATAGGCACCGCCCTAGATTTGGCATATTCCTCGGTTTAACGATGGCTTTTGAATTTTGCCAGGAAGGAAAACACGAATCAATCTCCCcgtttgctatttttttttttttattgatcattTGATTCAAAAAATAGTTAATTTGTCTCGAGACATACAATTAAGAGAATTCAGATATTCATTAATTCGTAGGACTCTGCGTAACAATTTATTTGATCATGATTCTGTGAAATGGTAAAGATCAGACGAT contains:
- the LOC122010531 gene encoding phospholipid-transporting ATPase 1-like, whose translation is MALQGPPTLPQQEARPSVSSSHHHRHRSSRYQFSLDNINFPLPFIRHGSRAESERFAASQRELHDSDSRNVILGDTDGSDPHLEFAGNAVRTAKYSLLTFLPRNLFEQFHRVSYIYFLAIAVLNQLPQLAVFGRGASILPLAFVLVVTAAKDAYEDWRRHRSDRIENNRPVSVHDPCTGQFCSKRWKDVRVGDVLKVSDDETIPCDMVILSTSDPSGLCYVQTINLDGESNLKTRYAKQETMSRLASDKCVIRCEEPNRNIYGFLANMEVDGKRVSLGPSNIILRGCELKNTAWVMGVAVYTGNETKVMLNSSDAPSKRSRLETQMNRETLLLSAILIALCSVVSICSGIWLGKHGDGLELAQFFRKRDYSGDVDRNYNYYGIGIQVFFTFLMSAIVFQIMIPISLYISMEMVRLGQSYFMTWDSNLLDESSKSWFQCRALNINEDLGQIKYVFSDKTGTLTENKMEFRRTSIWGIDYSGGNASSQDNNELHYTIWKTKKPVKTDPDLVKLLRNETDTEHGRQAYEFFLALACCNTMIPQVVETSDPNETLIDYQGESPDEQALVNAAASYGFVLMERTSGHIIVDVLGEKQRFDVLGLHEFDSDRKRMSVIIRCPDNTVKLFVKGADTSMFGVAQKSLDLKVIDATKINLEAYSCLGLRTLVIGVRKLSRNEFKAWHSAYENASTTLIGRGKLLRAVAVDFERNFEILGASAIEDKLQQGVPEAIESMRKADIRVWVLTGDKQETAISIGYSCKLLTSEMTQIVINSNSRETCKKSLHDAVAMSCNLAEMPTESRLSSSVSSRVPMALIVDGSSLVYMLETELQEELFKVAIICDVVLCCRVAPLQKAGIIALIKDRIDDLTLAIGDGANDVSMIQMADVGIGISGQEGRQAVMASDFAMGQFRFLAPLLLVHGHWNYQRMTYMILYNFYRNAVFVFILFWYVLYAAYSLTTAVTEWSSVLYSIIYTALPTIIIGIFDKDLSRETLIKYPQLYRSGQMNKSYNLKLFNITMLDTVWQSVVIFFIPCVAYTHSGIDESSLGDLWTLAVVVLVNIHLAMDVFRWNWITHASIWGCIAATIICEIVIDSVWFLPGYWAVFNVMRTGLFWLCLLGVLVAGMLPRFVMKALIQHFMPNDIQIARELEKFRNVNGDSTSRRRLSQP